In a genomic window of Narcine bancroftii isolate sNarBan1 chromosome 7, sNarBan1.hap1, whole genome shotgun sequence:
- the tex30 gene encoding testis-expressed protein 30 encodes MMFETVKMKIPFGGKSLDAIYTIPNVPVTYGVILTHGAGGDMNFHQLVSMTEFLASNGIVCLRFTCKGLNITYRIRAYRTVVDYLKSSKEYKVKSWFLGGRSMGSRAAACIVKQSRDTMDEVFVKGLICLSYPLHPPKQHNKLRAEDLLLIRHPILLISGSADEMCKKDLLESVLNQIPLSVRVHWVEGASHGMEVKGRAAEDIMAEINNEVLLWIRKIIEEKSNGHGS; translated from the exons ATGATGTTTGAAACG GTTAAAATGAAAATACCATTTGGGGGGAAAAGTCTGGATGCAATCTACACAATTCCTAATGTTCCTGTCACATATGGAGTGATCCTCACTCATGGTGCAGGTGGAGACATGAATTTCCATCAGCTGGTTTCCATGACAGAGTTCCTTGCATCTAATGGGATAGTATGTCTTAGGTTCACCTGCAAAGGACTCAACATAACATATAGAATCAGGGCTTACAGGACAGTTGTG GATTATTTAAAATCTTCAAAGGAATATAAAGTAAAAAGCTGGTTTCTTGGGG GTCGTTCCATGGGATCTCGAGCTGCTGCCTGTATTGTTAAACAGTCCAGGGATACCATGGATGAAGTTTTTGTAAAAGGTCTCATTTGTCTGTCTTATCCACTACATCCTCCAAAACAGCACAATAAGCTTCGAGCAGAGGACCTGCTTCTCATACGCCATCCAATCCTTCTGATTTCTGGATCAGCTGATGAAATGTGTAAGAAA GATTTATTAGAAAGTGTATTGAACCAAATTCCACTATCTGTCAGAGTTCACTGGGTAGAAGGAGCTAGCCATGGAATGGAAGTTAAAGGACGAGCAGCAGAAGACATCATGGCTGAGATAAACAATGAAGTCCTTTTATGGATAAGGAAGATCATTGAAGAAAAATCTAATGGTCATGGGTCTTAA